The nucleotide sequence TGGCTGATGCTGCGGCAACACCCAGCCCTCGAGCCGCCGGTAGTCGAGCCGCAGCATCAGCCAGAGGCAGCCGGCGCCGAGGAGCGCCCAGAAGAGCTGCTTCTTCAGAAAGAAGTACGGGTCGTTGAAGCGGTCGGCCGCGACGATCGCGCTCGCGGAGTAGACCATCACCACGCCGATCGAGAGCAGCACGATCGCCGCGCCGAAGAGCCACCCGTCGGGCGCGAGCTTTCTGGGCATGTCAGTCGAGGCGCTCCACCAGCTTCTTGAACACCTCTCCGCGGTGCTCGAAGTTCTCGAACTGGTCGAACGAGGCGCAAGCGGGCGAGAGGAGGACGACGTCGCCCGGCGCCGCGAGGCGCCGCGCCGCGTCCACCGCCGCCTCCAGCGACGGGCTCGCCGTCACCGGGATCGCCGCGGCGCCGAGGGCGGCGGCGAGCTTCGGCCCGTCCTCGCCGATGACGATCGCGTGCCGGACGCGCCCGCGCGCGGCGGCGGCGAGCGGCGCGAAGTCCTGGCCCTTCCCCTTGCCGCCCGCGATCAGCACGATCGGCTCGATGAAGCTCTCGAGGGCCTTGAGCGTCGAGGCGACGTTGGTGCCCTTCGAGTCGTTGTAATAATGGACGCCGTGGACGTCGCGCACCGGCTCGATCCGGTGCGCGACGCCGCGGAACTTGCCGATGCCGCGCCGGAGCGTGCCGGGCGCGATCCCCGCCCAGAGCGCGCACGCCGTGGCGGCCAGCACGTTCTCGACGTTGTGGGCGCCGCGCAGGACGACCTCGGCGACCGGGCAGATCTCCTCGACGTGGTCGTTGAGCCGCGCCGCGATCCAGCCGTCGCGCACGAAGACGCCGTGCTCGAGGGCACGCACCCGGCTGAACCAGACGACGTGGGCCCGCGTCCGGGGCGCGAGCGCGCGCGTCGGCTCGTCGTCGGCGTTGAGCACGGCGCAGTCGGCCGGCGTCTGGTTGGCGAAGATCCGGGCCTTGGCGTCCGCGTAGGCGGCGAACGTGCCGTGCCGGTCGAGGTGGTCGGGCGTCACGTTGAGCACCGCCGCGACGCGCGGGTGGAAGGCGGCGGTCGTCTCGAGCTGGAAGCTCGAGACCTCGCACACGGCGAGGCCGTCGGCCGGGAACGCGAGCGCGTGCGCGGCGAGCGGCGTGCCGATGTTGCCCGCCACGAGCACGGGGCGCGGCTGCTCCATGAGGAGCGCGCCGGTGAGCGCGGTCGTCGTCGTCTTACCGTTCGTGCCCGTGATCGCGAACGTCTCCGCCTCCATCGCGCGCCAGCCGAGCTCGAGCTCGCCGATCACCGGCACGCCGCGCGCCCGTGCCGCCGCGAGCGCCGGGTGGTCGACCGGCACGCCCGGGCTCACGACCACGACGTGCGCGCTGGCGCAGGCGTCGGCGGGCACGCCGCCCGTGAGGAGCCGCACGCCGATCCCCCTGAGCTCCGCCGCCTCTCGACCGAGCGCCTCGAGGGGCTTCGCGTCGGCGCCGATCACGTCGGCGCCGGCCGCGCGCAGGAGCCGCGCGGCCGCGACGCCGCTCCGCGCGAGCCCCACGACGGTCGCGCGGCGGCCCGCGAGCGAGTCGAGGTACGCCCGTCCCCGCGTCACCGTGTGGACCGCGTCGAGCATCCCGATCACGCGGCCCACTGTTGTCGCGGGGTCCGCGAGCCCGCCGTACGCTGTTGTCGCGGGGCCCGCGAGCCCGCGACACGCTGTTGGAGCGGGGTCCGCGAGGCCGCTGCACTCGCGGAGTGGCCTGAGCCAGACACGAAGTGGCTCCGCATCTTCCTTGTCACCTCAGCTTCAAAGTCGTGAGGGCCAGGAGGGCCAGCGCGAAGGACACGATCCAGAAGCGCACGACGATCTTCGGCTCCGCCCATCCGCTGAGCTCGTAGTGGTGGTGGAGCGGCGCCATGCGGAAGACGCGGCGCCCGGTGAGCTTGAAGCTCGCGACCTGGACGATCACCGAGATCGCCTCGACCACGTAGAGCCCGCCGATCAGCGGCAGGAGCAGCTCCGCCTTCGTGAGCACGGCGAGCATCCCGATCGCGGCGCCCAGCGCGAGCGAGCCCGCGTCCCCCATGAAGACCTCGGCCGGATGGCAGTTGAACCAGAGGAAGCCGACCGCCGCGCCGATGAGCGCGCCGCAGAAGACCGTGAGCTCGCCCGCGCCCTTGACGTTCAGGATCTTGAGGTAGTCCGCCGCCCGGAAGTTGCCGGTCAGGTACGCGATGACGCCGAAGGCGCCGCCGGCCATGATGACCGGGCCGATCGCCAGGCCGTCGAGGCCGTCCGTCAGGTTCACCGCGTTCGAGGCGCCCACGACCACCAGCGCCGCGAACGGGATCCACAGCAGGCCGAGGTCGAGGAGCCAGCCCTTGAAGAACGGGATCGCCAGCACCGGGAGCCATTGCGCGGGCGGCTGCCAGAAGACGATCTGCAGGAGCGCGCCGGTCAGGAGGAGTTGCGCGCCGAACTTCACGCGCATCGAGAGGCCCTTGCGCGTGCGGAGCTTCGTCACGTCGTCCCACACGCCGATGAGGCCGAAGCCGAGCGTCGTCAGCATCGCGACCAGGACGTAGCGGTTCCAGAGGTTCGCCCAGAGCAGCGTGGTCGCGAGGATCGCCGTGAGGATGAGGATCCCGCCCATCGTGGGCGTGCCCTTCTTCTCTCGGTGCCGCTCCGGCGTGTCCTCGCGGATCGTCTCGCCGCCGTGCTGCATCGCGCGCAGCCGCTGGATCAGCCACGGGCCGACCAGGAGCGAGATGACGACCGCCGTGATCAGCGCCATGAAGGACCGGAACGTCAGGTAGCGGAAGACGTTGAAGACGATGTGGTCCTTCGCGAGCGGCACGAGGAGGTGGTAAAGCATCCTCCCCCCTCATTCCCGGGCCAGGCGCGCGACGAGCGCGTCCACGACCCGCTCCAGGCGCATCCCCCGCGAGCCCTTGACCAGCACGAGGTCGCCGGGCGCCAGGCGCTTCAGGAGGTGCGCGACGGTGTCTTCGAACGTCGTGGCGTGGTGTGTGTCCGCGAGCCCCGCCGCACGCGCCGCCTCGACGGCGAAGAGCGCGTGGCGGCCGACGCCGACGAGCTCGTTGGCGCCGGCGGCGACGACGGCGCGCCCCGCCTCGCGGTGAGCCTCCTCCGTGATCGCGCCGAGCTCGAGCATGTCGCCGAGGACGACGACGAGGCGGCCGCCGGCACCGGCCCGGCGCGCACCGACGGTCTCGAGCGCGGCGCGGAGCGAGACCGGGTTCGCGTTGTACGTGTCGTCCAGGATCGCGACGTCGCCCGCGGCGCGCCAGACGCACCGGCCGGCGACGGGCCGCGCGTTCGCGAGGCCATGCGCGACCTCATCGAGCGTGAACCCGAGGGTCGTGCCGATCGCCGCGGCGGCGAGCGCGTTCGTGACGTTGTGGCGCCCCGCGAGCCCGAGCGTCACGGGCCGGCGCGCGCCGGCCACCTCGAGCGCGAACGTGACGCCGCGCGCGTCCTCGACGACGTCGCCCTCCGCGCGCACCTGGGCGGTCGCCGCCCGCCCGTACGTGATCACGCGCCCTTTCACGTCGCGCGCCATGCCGGCGACGCGCGGGTCGTCGGCGTTCAGCGCGACCCAGCCCTCGGGAGGGACCGCGCGGACGAGGGCGGCCTTCTCCTCGCGGACGCCGTCGAGCGAGCCGAGAAACTCCGTGTGCACCGCCGCGACGTTCGTCACCGCGCCGATCGTCGGCCGCGCGAGCCCGGCCAGGTACGCGATCTCGCCGGGCCGGTTGGTGCCGAGCTCCAGGACGAGCACCTCGTGCTCGGGGCCGAGCCGGAGCAGCGTGAGTGGCAGGCCCCACTGGTTGTTCAGGCTCCCCGCCGGCTTGAGCACGTTCCAGCGCGTGCCCAGGACGGCCGCGACGAGCTCCTTGGCCGTCGTCTTGCCGTTGGAGCCGGTGACGGCGACGACGGGCAGCGAGAACCGCGCGCGGTGATAGGCGGCGAGCAGGCCGAGCGAGCGCGTCGTGTCCTCGACGAGGACGAGCGGCACGCTCGCGGGCGTGTCGTCGTGGAGCGAATGGACGACGAGGCAGGAGGCGCCGCGCGACGCGGCGTCGGCGAGGAACGAGTGGCCGTCGAGCCGGTGACCGCGGATCGCGACGTAGGCCTCGCCCACCCCCAGCGTGCGCGAGTCGATCGAGACGCCCGACACGGGGACCGCGAGGTCGCCCGTCACCAGCGCTCCCTGGGTCGCGCGCACGATGTCCTGGACGGTGAATGGTGGCATGCGGTCTTCTATGACCTCGACCGGCGCTCCGACAGGATCGTCCGGGCGACTTCCCGGTCGTCGAACGGGAGCACTTCCGAGCCGACGATCTGGTACGTCTCGTGCCCTTTGCCCGCAATCACCACGGTATCACCACTTTTCGCCCAGTCCAGGGCGGCCCGGATCGCGAGCCGCCGGTCGGGCTCGGCCGTGTAGCGGCGCGCCGCGGCGGGGACCCGCAAGACGCCGGCGACGACCTCCTCGACGATCGCCTCGGGCGCCTCCGAGCGCGGGTTGTCGGAGGTCACCCACACGCGGTCCGTGAGCCGGGCGGCGATCTCGCCCATGATCGGCCGCTTGCCGCGGTCGCGGTCGCCGCCGCAACCGAAGACGACGCCGAGCCGGCCGCCCGTGAGCTTGCGCGCCGTCGTCAGGACGCGCTCGAGGGCGTCCGGCGTGTGGGCGTAGTCCACGACGACGAGGAACGGCTGCCCCGCCCGCACCTGCTCGAACCGCCCCGGGACCGTGCCCACCTCGGACAGGGCGCTTCCGATCGCGGGGAGCTCGAGCCCGAGCGCCAGGCCGGTCGCGACGGCGCCCAGGAGGTTCATGACGTTGTGCTCGCCGATCAGCGGCGACGTGAGCGCGAGCCGTCCGCACGGCGCCTGGACGGTCATCCGGATGCCGGCGAGCGACGACGCGTGCGCCACGGCGCGGACGTGGGCCCCCGGCCCGAGCCCGAAGGTGAGCACCGGCAGGTCGAGGCCGCGGACCATCGCTGCGCCCGAGGGGTCGTCGCCGTTCACCACGGCGCTCCGCGAGCGCTTTGGGGACGCCGCGAGGAGCTCGAAGAGCCGGCGCTTCGCGAGCCGGTAGGCGTCGAGCGTGCCGTGGAAGTCGAGGTGGTCCTGCGTGAGGTTCGTGAACACGACGACGTCGAAGGCGAGGCCGTCCACGCGCGAGAGCGCGAGCGCGTGCGAGGAGACTTCCATGGCGACGCCGCGGACGCCGCGCTCGCGCATGAGCGCGAGCATCCCCTGGAGCTCGAGGGCGTCGGGCGTCGTCTGGCCCGCGGGCCGCCGCTCCTCGCCGAGCACGTACTGGATCGTGCCGAGCACGCCGGTCGCGAGCCCGCGGGCGCGGAGCAGGGCCTCGACGAGGTACGAGGTCGTCGTCTTGCCGTTCGTCCCGGTGATCCCGACGAGCGTGAGCGCGCGCGACGGGTGGCCGTGCCAGGCGTCGGCCAAGCGCGCGAGCGACACGCGCGCGGCGGGCACGAGCACCTGCGCGACGGGCAGGTCGGGGACCGGCTCCCCCTCGGTGACGACGAGCGTCGCGCCGCGACGCACCGCCTCCGGGATGAAGCGGCGCGCGTCCTGCTTGAGCCCGGGAACGGCGACGAAGCAGGCGCCCGGCGCCACGCGGCGCGAGTCGTCGGTGAGCGACGACACCGACCGGGGCGGCTCACCCACCACGCGCCGGTCGGGCAGCGCGGCCAGGAGCTCGCTCAGCGGCATGGGGTCCCGGCGGGTGTCGCCATTCAACGCCTTCCCTCGGCCGTCAGCGTGAGCCGCGCGGTCGCGCCGGGCGCGACAGGCTGGCCCGGCCGCGGCGTCTGCTGGACCACGCGTCCCTGGCCCTCGATCTCGAGCTCGAGCCGGAGCGGCGCGAGCGCGGCGAGCGCGCTCCGGAGCGCCCGGCCCGTGAGGTCGGGCATCACGCGCCGCGCGCCCGGGTCCGCGGGCGGCACCGCGCCCACGAGCGTCACCGGCGCCGTCAGCGTGGCCTCGCCCCGGCCCTCGCCGGGGCCCGTCACGATCTGGAGCGGCTGGACGTCGCGCGGCGGTACCTCGAGGTGGCGCAGGACGTCCCGTCCGATCGCGGCGAAGATCGGCGCCGCGGCCTCGCTGCCCCACTGCGCCGTCCTCGGCTCGTCGAGCATGACGAGCATCACGACGCGCGGCTCGTCCGCCGGGGCGAAGCCGACGAACGAGAGGACGCCCGGCGCCCGCGAGTAGCGCCGCGTCGCCGGGTCGAGCTTCTGCGCGGTGCCGGTCTTCCCGGCGACCTCGTACCCGGCGATCGCCGCGTTGTGGCCGGTGCCCGCCTCGACGACCCGCACGAGGATCCGCGTCAGCGCGCGCGCGGTCTCGGGCGAGACGACCTGGCGCACCGCGCGCGGCTCGAAGCGCCGGGCCTCGCGCCCGTCGGCGTCGAAGGTCGCGCGCACGAGGCGAGGCTGCATGAGCGTGCCGCCGTTGGCGATCGCGCCGAACGCCGCGACCATCTGCAGCGCGGTCACGGAGACCTCCTGGCCGAGCGACATGGTCGGGAGCGAGAGGAGCGACCAGCGCTTCGGGTCCCGCAGCTGGCCCCGGCTCTCGCCGGGGAGCCCGACGCCCGTCGGCGCGCCGAAGCCGAAGGCGCTCATGTAGCGGTAGTAGCGCTCGCGGCCCAGCGCCAGGCCCACCTTGATGGACCCGACGTTCGACGAGTTCTGCAGCACCTCGCTGAACGTGAGCCAGCCGTACTTCTTCCAGTCGTGGATCGTCGTGCCCGCGAGCGTGATCGACCCGTTCTCGGCGTAGATCCGCTCGTCGGGCCGGACCACGCCCTCCTCCAGCGCGGCGGCGGCGAGGATCACCTTGAAGGTCGAGCCCGGCTCGAACGGGTCGGTGATCGCGCGGTTGCGCCACGCGTCCTTCGACGGCGCCTCGAGGAAGGTGTTCGGGTTGAACGTGGGCCGGATCGCCATCGCGAGCACGTCGCCCGTGCGTGGCTCGAGCACGACCGCCATCGCCGCCTTGGCGCCGGTGCGCCGGTACGCGGCGTCGATCTCGCGCTCGGCGATGTACTGGATCGTGCGGTCGATCGTCAGCATGACCCCGTGGCCCGGCTTGGGCGGCCGGAGCACATGCTGCGCCGTCACCTCGCGGCCGAGCGCGTCGCGGCCGACGACGGCCTTGCCCGGCGTGCCGGCGAGCTCCGCGTCAAGGGCGCGCTCGACGCCCTCGAGGCCGCCCTCGACGCCCTCGAAGCCGAGGACGTGGGCGGCGAGCTCGCGGCTCGGGTAGAGGCGCAGCGGCTCGGGCAGGAAGCCGAGCCCCGGCTCGCGGAGCGCGCGCACCTCGGCGGCGACCGCGGGCGGGAGCTTGCGCCGGAGCCACACGAAGGGGCGCGGGCTCGTCAGCGCCTGGCGCACCTCGGCCGGCGGCACGCCGATGACCGGCGACACGCGCGCCGCGACGCGCACCGGGTCCCCCACCGCGCGCGGCTGAACGAAGAGCGACTCCGTCGGCGTCGAGCTCGCGAGCGGGGTGCCGTGGCGGTCCACGATCGGGCCGCGCTGGGCGTGGAGGACGACGGTGCGCGAGTACTGGCGCTCGGCGAGCTGGGCGAGCTCGGCGCGTTTGACGACCTGCAGCCAGGCGAGGCGGCCCGTGAGGCCTCCGAACGCGACGGCGAGCAGCGCCGCGAGGATCAGGACCCGCGTCCGGAGGTCGGGTGAGGTCACTGTTGTAGCTGGAACCTCTGCCGCGCGCCCGTGCCGTCGGCGTCGACCGGGAGCGCGCCCGCCAGGGAGGCGGTGCGGCTCCGGATCCCGGCCAGCCCGGTGCTCCCGGCGACGTACTCGCGCGCCAGGCGGATCTGGTCGCGGCCGGGCGCCGTCATGCCGAGGTGCCGCGCCTGGGCCTCGAGGCGGGCCGGGGCGCGGAGCGTCGCCACCTCGATCTCGAGCTGGCGGACATTGGCCTCGCCGCGATCGAGCTGGCCGCGGAGCGCGTCGAGGCGGTAGGCCAGATGGACCTGCTGGACCCGCGCGCCGACCACCGCGAGGGCGCCGAGCACGAGCAGCGCCGAGCACGCGAGGCCGGCGAGGAAGAGCCG is from Candidatus Methylomirabilota bacterium and encodes:
- a CDS encoding penicillin-binding transpeptidase domain-containing protein, which gives rise to MTSPDLRTRVLILAALLAVAFGGLTGRLAWLQVVKRAELAQLAERQYSRTVVLHAQRGPIVDRHGTPLASSTPTESLFVQPRAVGDPVRVAARVSPVIGVPPAEVRQALTSPRPFVWLRRKLPPAVAAEVRALREPGLGFLPEPLRLYPSRELAAHVLGFEGVEGGLEGVERALDAELAGTPGKAVVGRDALGREVTAQHVLRPPKPGHGVMLTIDRTIQYIAEREIDAAYRRTGAKAAMAVVLEPRTGDVLAMAIRPTFNPNTFLEAPSKDAWRNRAITDPFEPGSTFKVILAAAALEEGVVRPDERIYAENGSITLAGTTIHDWKKYGWLTFSEVLQNSSNVGSIKVGLALGRERYYRYMSAFGFGAPTGVGLPGESRGQLRDPKRWSLLSLPTMSLGQEVSVTALQMVAAFGAIANGGTLMQPRLVRATFDADGREARRFEPRAVRQVVSPETARALTRILVRVVEAGTGHNAAIAGYEVAGKTGTAQKLDPATRRYSRAPGVLSFVGFAPADEPRVVMLVMLDEPRTAQWGSEAAAPIFAAIGRDVLRHLEVPPRDVQPLQIVTGPGEGRGEATLTAPVTLVGAVPPADPGARRVMPDLTGRALRSALAALAPLRLELEIEGQGRVVQQTPRPGQPVAPGATARLTLTAEGRR
- the mraY gene encoding phospho-N-acetylmuramoyl-pentapeptide-transferase translates to MLYHLLVPLAKDHIVFNVFRYLTFRSFMALITAVVISLLVGPWLIQRLRAMQHGGETIREDTPERHREKKGTPTMGGILILTAILATTLLWANLWNRYVLVAMLTTLGFGLIGVWDDVTKLRTRKGLSMRVKFGAQLLLTGALLQIVFWQPPAQWLPVLAIPFFKGWLLDLGLLWIPFAALVVVGASNAVNLTDGLDGLAIGPVIMAGGAFGVIAYLTGNFRAADYLKILNVKGAGELTVFCGALIGAAVGFLWFNCHPAEVFMGDAGSLALGAAIGMLAVLTKAELLLPLIGGLYVVEAISVIVQVASFKLTGRRVFRMAPLHHHYELSGWAEPKIVVRFWIVSFALALLALTTLKLR
- a CDS encoding FtsW/RodA/SpoVE family cell cycle protein; this encodes MPRKLAPDGWLFGAAIVLLSIGVVMVYSASAIVAADRFNDPYFFLKKQLFWALLGAGCLWLMLRLDYRRLEGWVLPQHQP
- a CDS encoding UDP-N-acetylmuramoyl-L-alanyl-D-glutamate--2,6-diaminopimelate ligase; translation: MPLSELLAALPDRRVVGEPPRSVSSLTDDSRRVAPGACFVAVPGLKQDARRFIPEAVRRGATLVVTEGEPVPDLPVAQVLVPAARVSLARLADAWHGHPSRALTLVGITGTNGKTTTSYLVEALLRARGLATGVLGTIQYVLGEERRPAGQTTPDALELQGMLALMRERGVRGVAMEVSSHALALSRVDGLAFDVVVFTNLTQDHLDFHGTLDAYRLAKRRLFELLAASPKRSRSAVVNGDDPSGAAMVRGLDLPVLTFGLGPGAHVRAVAHASSLAGIRMTVQAPCGRLALTSPLIGEHNVMNLLGAVATGLALGLELPAIGSALSEVGTVPGRFEQVRAGQPFLVVVDYAHTPDALERVLTTARKLTGGRLGVVFGCGGDRDRGKRPIMGEIAARLTDRVWVTSDNPRSEAPEAIVEEVVAGVLRVPAAARRYTAEPDRRLAIRAALDWAKSGDTVVIAGKGHETYQIVGSEVLPFDDREVARTILSERRSRS
- the murD gene encoding UDP-N-acetylmuramoyl-L-alanine--D-glutamate ligase; translated protein: MLDAVHTVTRGRAYLDSLAGRRATVVGLARSGVAAARLLRAAGADVIGADAKPLEALGREAAELRGIGVRLLTGGVPADACASAHVVVVSPGVPVDHPALAAARARGVPVIGELELGWRAMEAETFAITGTNGKTTTTALTGALLMEQPRPVLVAGNIGTPLAAHALAFPADGLAVCEVSSFQLETTAAFHPRVAAVLNVTPDHLDRHGTFAAYADAKARIFANQTPADCAVLNADDEPTRALAPRTRAHVVWFSRVRALEHGVFVRDGWIAARLNDHVEEICPVAEVVLRGAHNVENVLAATACALWAGIAPGTLRRGIGKFRGVAHRIEPVRDVHGVHYYNDSKGTNVASTLKALESFIEPIVLIAGGKGKGQDFAPLAAAARGRVRHAIVIGEDGPKLAAALGAAAIPVTASPSLEAAVDAARRLAAPGDVVLLSPACASFDQFENFEHRGEVFKKLVERLD
- the murF gene encoding UDP-N-acetylmuramoyl-tripeptide--D-alanyl-D-alanine ligase, with amino-acid sequence MPPFTVQDIVRATQGALVTGDLAVPVSGVSIDSRTLGVGEAYVAIRGHRLDGHSFLADAASRGASCLVVHSLHDDTPASVPLVLVEDTTRSLGLLAAYHRARFSLPVVAVTGSNGKTTAKELVAAVLGTRWNVLKPAGSLNNQWGLPLTLLRLGPEHEVLVLELGTNRPGEIAYLAGLARPTIGAVTNVAAVHTEFLGSLDGVREEKAALVRAVPPEGWVALNADDPRVAGMARDVKGRVITYGRAATAQVRAEGDVVEDARGVTFALEVAGARRPVTLGLAGRHNVTNALAAAAIGTTLGFTLDEVAHGLANARPVAGRCVWRAAGDVAILDDTYNANPVSLRAALETVGARRAGAGGRLVVVLGDMLELGAITEEAHREAGRAVVAAGANELVGVGRHALFAVEAARAAGLADTHHATTFEDTVAHLLKRLAPGDLVLVKGSRGMRLERVVDALVARLARE